Proteins found in one Hippopotamus amphibius kiboko isolate mHipAmp2 chromosome 12, mHipAmp2.hap2, whole genome shotgun sequence genomic segment:
- the C12H12orf54 gene encoding uncharacterized protein C12orf54 homolog, which translates to MAQHAFQDQEQKAGRTSRQHTRKSFEDTMRPKEIQLTITETLWDQVLTAFRDIQKELQEDARTRGMSSTIPTSSASRTGSVKTSDAGMTPKLVRLLPSTNEQLSGIQAHNLRSQFSGHSACYPRP; encoded by the exons ATGGCACAGCATGCCTTCCAGGATCAAGAACAAAAGGCAGGAAGGACCTCCAGGCAGCACACAAG AAAATCCTTTGAAGACACAATGAGACCAAAG GAAATACAGCTAACCATCACTGAAACCCTGTGGGACCAG GTGCTAACGGCTTTTAGGGATATACAGAAGGAG CTGCAGGAAGATGCTCGGACTCGAG GGATGAGCTCCACGATACCCACATCATCTGCATCCAGGACTGG AAGCGTCAAGACTTCGGATGCTGGGATGACCCCAAAGTTGGTAAGACTGCTGCCAAGCACTAACGAGCAGCTGTCAGGGATCCAGGCCCATAACCTGAGAAGCCAGTTTTCTGGTCACTCAGCTTGCTACCCTAGACCCTAA